The Salvelinus namaycush isolate Seneca chromosome 11, SaNama_1.0, whole genome shotgun sequence DNA window TCAAAATCTGATATAGCTGAAAACACATGTAACttaatcagttttacattttatttCCTGCTCTGATTCAGGTGCTTTTCACTGTGAACAATCAGTCAGCACAGCCATGGCCTCCCTCGGTGGTCTGTTGCCAAGGGCAATAGTCCTGGctgaaggatagagagagagagagagagagaaaaggcagcCTTGCGGTGCAGAAGAAGAGATGGTCATCACTGACAGGAGCTCCAGCACTCCTGGGCCCAAGAAGAAGGAACCGAAGAAGAGGACATCCCGCCCCCGTGGCCTGCCCTCCCCGGCGCTGTGCTGCGCATGCGGCTTGTGCGTCATGCTGGCAGGCATCAACATCACCCTGGTGGGGGCGTTCGCCTTCAGCACCATGGTGCCCTCTGCCAACCCTCCCATCATCATAGGGCCCATCCTGCTTCTGGTGGCCTTCTCTTTCTTCGGGGCGTGCTGTGTCTGCAGCCGCCTGCCCCCTGCCCAGGGCTCCCGGAGGTCTAAGGTGGGCGGAAGGAACATGGGGATGATGGGGCGTGGAGGTTTAGCCGGGGGAGCGACGTTTGAGATTGAGACGAGTGAGCACACATTGCAGGACACGACAGCAGTACAGCTCAGCCCCTCAGCCTCACCTGGGTCATCCCGGGCATCCAGCCCTGAGCGGGATGCTTCTCCTGACCCCGCCCCCCCAGGGACCTTCAAGCTCTTCACCATGGAGACCAATGGCCCCACCTCCGCCACGGCCTGCTATTCCGCCTCCTCGGCAGGGGGAGGGGCTGTGAGGCTCAACCTGCCACGTGATGATGTGGCCACCTAGCACACCCCTGATTAACACATTGTAGCATGAGCCTCCTGCCCCAGGGGACTGATGCAAAACTATATAAATGttggctgtgacggtcatggaattATGGATGATGGTAATTGGCCAGCCAAGTGAGTACGGTCTCCGTAATAACCATTCGAAAagcaaaaaaattaaataaataaaaaatatgcatttcatgttgctaaaaggtcagtcaagttcttccacaccgatcttgacaaaccatttctgtatggacctcgctttgtgcatgggggcattgtcatgctgaaacaggaaagggccttccccaaactgttgccacaaagtttggaagcacagaatcgtctagaatgtcattgtatgctgtagcgttaagatttcccatcaCTTGAACGAAGGGGcctaaccatgaaaaacagccccagacctcatccaccaaactttacagttggcactatgcattaggcCAGGTAGCGAATgccaaggtaaagggtggctactttgaataaactgaaatctaaaatatatttagatttaacactttttttttttgttactacatgattccatatgtgttatttaatagttttgatgtcttcactattattctacaatgtagaataattgTGTAGGTGTAAGCTTGGACACACATACTGATTCCAGGGTTTTCCCTTTTTTtataactattttctacattgtagaataatagtgaagacatcaaaagtatgtaataacacatatggaatcctgtagcaaccaaaaaagtgttaaataaatcaaaatatatttaatcttcaaagtagccaccctttgccttttaatttttttactttaacctttatttaagtaggcgagtcattttttaaaatttacaatgacggcatatcctggccaaaccctaacgatgctgggccaattgtgcaccgccctatgggactcccaatcccagccggttgtgatacagcctggaatcaaaacagggtctgtagtgacacctctagcactgagatgcagtgccatagactgctgcgccactcgggagccttgatgacagctttttacCCTCTTgacattatctcaaccagctttgaggtagtcacctggaatgcatttcaattaacaggtttggttgttaaatagtggaatttctttcctccttaatgcgtttgagccaatcggttgtcTTGTGACAATGTAGGGTTGGTAGCCCTATTTGGGAAACAACAGTTcataattactttaagacatgaaggtcagtcaatccggaaaactCCAAGAACTTTTaacgttttttcaagtgcagtcgcaaaaaccatcaagcactaagatgaaactggctctcatgaggacagccacaggaaaggaagacccagagttacatctgcagaggataagttcaatagagttagcagcctcagaaattgcagcccaaataaatgcttcacatagttcaagtaacacacatctcaacatcaactgttcagaggagaatcaggccttcatggtcgaattgctgcaaagaaaccaccactaaaggacaccaataagaataagagacttgcttgggccaagaaacatgagcaatggacattagaccagtgaaaTCTGTccgttggtctgatgagtccaaatttgagatctttggttccaaccgccgtgtctttgtgagacgcagagtaggtgaacggatgatctccgcatgtgtggttcccaccgtgaagcatggaggaggtggtgtgggggtgctttgctggtggtaCTGGtacatttatttagaattcaaggcacacttaaccagcatggctaccacagcattctgcagcgatacgccatcccatctggtttgcgcttatcatttgtttttcaacaggacaacgacccaacacacctctaggctgtgtaagggctatttgatcaagaaggagagtgatggagtgctacatcagatgaccaggcctccacaatcacccgacctcaacccaattgagatggtttgggatgaaatggaccgcagagtgaaggaaaagcagccaacaagtgctcagcatatgtgggaactccttcaagactttttggaaaagcattccaggtgaagctacattgggaagaaaaagtatgtgaaccctttagaattacctggatttctgcataagtTGGTCATACAAtttttatctgatcttcatctaagtcacaacagacGAATAGAcgaacacagtctgcttaaactaataacacacaattaTATTTTTTCATGTTGTTATTGAACACatcgtgtaaacattcacagtgcagggtggaaaaagtatgtgaacccttggatttataactggttgaccctcctttggcagcaataacctcaaacaaacattttctgcagttgtggatcagacctgcacaatggtcaggaggaattttggaccattcctctttacagaactgtttcagttccacaatattcttgggatgtctggtgtgaaccgctctcttgaggtcatgccacagcatcttttgaatttttttatttcacctttatttaaccaggtgggctagttgagaacaagttctcatttgcaactgcgacctggccaagataaagcatagcaattcgacacatacaacaacacagagttacacatggaataaacaaaacatacagtcaataatacagtagaaaaataagtctatatacaatgtgagcaaatgaggtgagatgagggaggtaaaggcaaaaaaaggccatggtggcaaggtaaatacaatatagcaagtaaaacactggaatggtagatttgcagtggaagaatgtgcaaagtagaaataatggggagcaaaggagctaaataaatacagtaggggaagaggtagttgtttgggctaaattatagataggctatgtgcagtaatctatgagctgctctgacagctggtgcttaaagctagtgaggaagataagtttccagcttcagagatttttgcagtttgttccagtcattggcagcagagaactggaaggagaggcggccaaaggaggaattggctttgggggtgaccagagagatatacctgctggagcacgtgctacaggtgggtgctgctatggtgaccagcgagctgagataaggcggggctttacctagcagagacttgtagataacctgtagccagtgggtttggcgacgactatgaagcgagggccaacaaacgagagcgtacaggtcgcaatggtgggtagtggaTGGGGCTTaggtgacaaaacggatgtcactgtgatagactgcatccaattgattgagtagggtattggaggctattttgtaaatgacatcaccgaagtcgaggatcggtaggatggtcagttttacgaaggtatgtttggcagcgtgagtgaaggatgctttgttgcgatataggaagccgattctagttttaattttggattggagatgcttaatgtgagtctggaaggagagtttacagtctaaccagacacctaggtatttgtagttgtccacgtattctaagtcagagccgtccagagtagtgatgctggacgggcgagcaggtgcgagctgtgatcggttgaatagcatgcatttagttttacttgcaattaagagcagttggaggccacggaaggagagttgtatggcattgaagctcgtttggaggttgtTTAACAGTGTccagaggggccagaagtatacagaatggtgtcgtctgcgtagaggtggatcagagaatcaccagcagctagagcgacatcattgatgtatacagagaagcgAGTCGGCCCGAGGCTTGAACCCTGGggaacccccatagagactgccagaggtctggacaacaggctctccgatttgacacactgaactctatcagagaagtagttggtaaaccaggcgaggcaatcatttgagaaaccaaggctgtcaagtctgccaataagaatgtggtgattaacagagtcgaaagccttggccaggtcgatgaatacggctgcgcagtaatgtctcttatcgatggcggttatgatgtcgtttaggaccttgagcgtggctgaggtgcacccatgaccagctctgaaatcaGATTggatagcggagaaggtacggtgggattcgaaatggtcgataatctgtttgttaacttggctttcgaaaaccttagaaagacagggtaggatagatataggtctgtagcagtttgggtctagagtgtcaccccctttaaagagggggatgaccgcggcagctttccactCTTTggaaatctcagacgatacgaaagaggttgaacaggctagtaataggggttgcaacaatttcggcag harbors:
- the LOC120055283 gene encoding transmembrane protein 275-like — encoded protein: MVITDRSSSTPGPKKKEPKKRTSRPRGLPSPALCCACGLCVMLAGINITLVGAFAFSTMVPSANPPIIIGPILLLVAFSFFGACCVCSRLPPAQGSRRSKVGGRNMGMMGRGGLAGGATFEIETSEHTLQDTTAVQLSPSASPGSSRASSPERDASPDPAPPGTFKLFTMETNGPTSATACYSASSAGGGAVRLNLPRDDVAT